A genomic segment from Limosilactobacillus sp. encodes:
- a CDS encoding phosphoketolase family protein produces MAVDYDSKQYLESVDAYWRAANYLSAGTLFLMSNPLLRRPLKAEDVKPKPIGHWGTIVPQNFIYAHLNRVIKKYNLDMFYIEGSGHGGQVMMNNSYLDGSYTEIYPEFTQDEKGMAKLFKHFSFPGGTASHAAPEVPGSIHEGGELGYSLSHGVGAILDNPDVIAAVEIGDGEAETGPLAASWFSDKFINPIKDGAVLPIVQVNGYKISNPTILSRMSDEELTKYFEGMGWKPFFVSAYKEADRDGEFSGYKDHMDVHEEMAKTMDEAIEDIKAIQKNARENNDDSLPQWPMIIFRVPKGWTGPTKDLDGNPIENSFRAHQIPIPVSQDDMEHKDLLINWMKSYKPEELFDENGRPVALVEENAPEGNHRMAMNPITNGGIDPKPLVLPNYRDFAVDVQTPGSVVKQDMLEWGKYLSKMAELNPDNFRGFGPDESKSNRLYAFLDDDKRQWMEGIHEPNDENLAHSGRMIDSQLSEHQAEGFLEGYTLTGRHGFFATYESFGRVVDSMLTQHMKWLRKAKDMYWRKQYPALNFVDTSTVFQQDHNGYTHQDPGLLTHMFEKERPDLVKEYLPADTNSLLAVSNKAFNDQECINIFVTSKHPRAQWFSIDEATELVDNGLGYVDWASTDQGSEPDVVFASAGTEPTEEALAAIDILHDNFPELKIRYINIVEIMKLMNTDKNPEGLNDAEFNRYFTTDKPVIFAWHGFRDMIQALFFERANHNVHIHSYEENGDITTPFDMRVLNELDRYHLAKDAIQSVAGYEQKSAAFVAKMDNMINKHNHYIRSEGKDMPEVTNWTWKGLK; encoded by the coding sequence ATGGCAGTAGATTACGATTCCAAGCAATACTTGGAAAGTGTTGACGCTTACTGGCGTGCCGCTAACTACCTCTCAGCAGGTACCTTGTTCTTAATGAGCAACCCACTGCTGCGTCGGCCACTGAAGGCTGAAGACGTTAAGCCAAAGCCAATTGGTCACTGGGGTACGATTGTTCCACAGAACTTTATTTATGCCCACCTGAACCGGGTTATCAAGAAGTACAACCTGGACATGTTCTACATCGAAGGTTCCGGTCACGGTGGCCAGGTTATGATGAACAACTCATACCTGGACGGCTCATACACCGAAATCTACCCTGAATTTACTCAGGACGAAAAGGGTATGGCTAAGCTGTTCAAGCACTTTAGTTTCCCTGGTGGTACTGCATCCCACGCCGCACCAGAAGTTCCAGGCTCCATCCACGAAGGTGGGGAACTGGGTTACTCCCTGTCCCACGGTGTTGGTGCAATTCTGGACAACCCAGATGTAATTGCCGCTGTTGAAATCGGTGACGGTGAAGCTGAAACCGGCCCACTGGCTGCTTCATGGTTCTCTGACAAGTTCATCAACCCAATCAAGGACGGTGCCGTATTACCAATCGTCCAGGTCAACGGTTACAAGATTTCTAACCCAACCATCCTTTCCCGGATGAGCGACGAAGAACTGACTAAGTACTTCGAAGGGATGGGCTGGAAGCCATTCTTCGTTTCCGCATACAAGGAAGCTGACCGTGACGGTGAATTCTCCGGTTACAAGGACCACATGGACGTTCACGAAGAAATGGCCAAGACGATGGACGAAGCAATCGAAGACATCAAGGCTATTCAAAAGAATGCTCGTGAAAACAACGATGACTCTCTGCCACAATGGCCAATGATCATCTTCCGTGTTCCAAAGGGCTGGACTGGCCCAACGAAGGACCTCGACGGCAACCCGATCGAAAACTCCTTCCGTGCTCACCAGATTCCAATTCCGGTATCCCAGGATGACATGGAACACAAGGATCTGCTGATCAACTGGATGAAGTCCTACAAGCCAGAAGAACTGTTCGACGAAAACGGTCGCCCAGTAGCACTGGTTGAAGAAAACGCACCAGAAGGCAACCACCGGATGGCAATGAACCCAATCACTAACGGTGGGATCGACCCTAAGCCACTGGTTCTGCCTAACTACCGTGACTTCGCCGTTGACGTTCAAACTCCAGGTTCTGTTGTAAAGCAGGACATGCTGGAATGGGGTAAGTACCTCAGCAAGATGGCTGAACTGAACCCAGACAACTTCCGTGGCTTCGGTCCTGACGAATCCAAGTCTAACCGTCTCTACGCCTTCCTTGACGATGACAAGCGTCAATGGATGGAAGGGATCCACGAACCAAACGATGAAAACCTGGCTCACTCTGGCCGGATGATTGATTCTCAACTGTCCGAACACCAGGCTGAAGGTTTCCTCGAAGGTTACACCCTGACTGGTCGTCACGGCTTCTTCGCAACTTACGAATCATTCGGTCGTGTTGTTGACTCCATGCTGACTCAACACATGAAGTGGTTACGTAAGGCCAAGGACATGTACTGGCGTAAGCAATACCCTGCCCTGAACTTCGTTGATACTTCAACGGTCTTCCAGCAGGATCACAACGGTTACACTCACCAGGATCCAGGTCTGCTGACTCACATGTTCGAAAAGGAACGTCCAGACCTCGTTAAGGAATACCTGCCAGCTGATACTAACTCTCTGTTGGCTGTTTCCAACAAGGCCTTCAACGACCAAGAATGCATCAACATCTTCGTAACTTCCAAGCACCCACGTGCACAATGGTTCTCCATTGACGAAGCTACTGAACTGGTTGACAACGGTCTTGGCTACGTTGACTGGGCATCTACTGACCAGGGCAGCGAACCAGATGTTGTCTTTGCTTCTGCTGGTACTGAACCAACTGAAGAAGCTCTTGCCGCAATTGACATTCTGCACGACAACTTCCCAGAACTGAAGATTCGTTACATCAACATCGTGGAAATCATGAAGCTGATGAACACCGACAAGAACCCTGAAGGTCTGAACGACGCTGAATTCAACCGTTACTTCACGACCGACAAGCCAGTGATCTTCGCATGGCACGGCTTCCGTGACATGATCCAGGCTCTGTTCTTCGAACGTGCTAACCACAACGTTCACATTCACTCATACGAAGAAAATGGTGACATCACCACTCCATTCGACATGCGTGTACTGAACGAACTTGACCGTTACCACCTTGCTAAGGATGCTATCCAAAGCGTAGCTGGTTACGAACAGAAGAGTGCTGCCTTTGTTGCCAAGATGGACAACATGATCAACAAGCACAACCACTACATCCGTTCAGAAGGTAAGGACATGCCTGAAGTTACCAACTGGACTTGGAAGGGTCTTAAGTAA
- a CDS encoding 3-hydroxyacyl-CoA dehydrogenase — translation MEIKNVVVAGAGVLGSQIAFQAARCGYQVKVWNRHVDRAQHRLAAIKDTFIKDMDATASDYDQAMANIVSISSDLAQTVADADLVIESVSESVEIKKAFYAELCPLLPEKTIITSNSSTFVPSELVGFTDRPDRFAHLHFANHIWKHNVAEIVGNPQTDPAVIDALVAFARSIKMVPVVLKKEQHGYIMNALLVPFLNAAMVLWANGVADPHTIDKDWMLSNGAPLGPFMIQDIVGLRTTYAVVANQYEQTKSEQFKKIMDKLKPMIDAGHTGVEAGQGFYHYPDSEFKQADFFK, via the coding sequence ATGGAAATTAAAAACGTTGTAGTTGCGGGTGCGGGAGTACTCGGCAGTCAAATCGCATTTCAGGCAGCCCGGTGCGGCTACCAGGTCAAGGTCTGGAACCGTCACGTGGACCGTGCTCAGCACCGTTTAGCGGCAATCAAGGATACTTTCATCAAGGACATGGATGCCACCGCGAGCGACTATGATCAGGCGATGGCCAACATCGTGTCAATCAGCAGCGACCTGGCCCAGACGGTAGCCGACGCTGACCTGGTAATCGAGTCCGTTTCCGAATCCGTGGAGATCAAGAAGGCCTTTTACGCCGAACTGTGCCCACTGCTCCCGGAGAAGACGATCATCACCAGCAATTCATCGACCTTCGTGCCAAGCGAACTGGTAGGCTTTACCGACCGGCCAGACCGCTTTGCCCACCTGCACTTTGCCAACCACATCTGGAAACACAACGTGGCCGAGATTGTCGGCAACCCGCAGACCGATCCGGCAGTCATCGACGCCCTGGTGGCCTTCGCGCGTTCGATCAAGATGGTGCCGGTGGTTCTGAAGAAGGAGCAGCATGGCTACATCATGAACGCCCTGCTCGTTCCGTTCCTGAACGCGGCAATGGTACTCTGGGCCAATGGCGTCGCGGACCCGCACACGATCGACAAGGACTGGATGCTCTCCAACGGGGCACCGCTGGGGCCATTTATGATTCAGGACATCGTGGGGCTGCGGACAACCTATGCCGTGGTTGCCAACCAGTACGAGCAGACAAAGAGCGAGCAGTTCAAGAAGATTATGGATAAGCTCAAGCCAATGATCGACGCCGGCCATACCGGTGTCGAGGCCGGCCAGGGCTTCTACCACTACCCTGATTCAGAGTTCAAGCAGGCAGACTTTTTTAAGTAG
- a CDS encoding acyltransferase family protein → MQQLGSNGEADIGDFAKMFAVATVMTQSVISFLMTDRLPVGQQFFLGGIYETIKFSASAFIFGILFSTIRTHPDASWKDYPRFMRNRWHILFVPSILWTVTYLLLVPQLQQHRYYHNLATFCWQFINGNAAPHLWYNVMMLQFIILMPFFWALARWINGSRRRALAAGILALVFEFIWNCVYASRIFHGPEQTSWYMFDRIFPSFIVFAVCGTILWQCYPAITEFLQRHWLTQILVWLALLYYVTLNFFGYGLPVRLTNAPYYLPSMIFYNLATIGLIATFALYMQRFCNQWLPLVHWIALYAHRAYLSHVFWLYWCWRLTTGWHLPLVIWFPLLIFLTILLAFCSAYSFHRIWVKIKDLLGIHRHLANG, encoded by the coding sequence TTGCAGCAGCTCGGTTCAAATGGTGAAGCCGACATCGGCGATTTTGCGAAGATGTTCGCAGTCGCCACGGTGATGACCCAGTCCGTCATCTCATTTTTAATGACGGACCGCCTTCCCGTCGGCCAACAGTTCTTCCTCGGCGGGATCTACGAGACGATCAAGTTCAGCGCCTCCGCCTTCATCTTTGGCATCCTCTTCTCCACCATCCGGACCCACCCGGATGCCAGCTGGAAGGACTACCCCCGCTTCATGAGGAACCGCTGGCACATTCTCTTCGTTCCCTCCATCCTCTGGACCGTTACCTACCTTCTCCTCGTCCCCCAGCTCCAGCAGCACCGCTACTATCACAACCTGGCGACCTTCTGCTGGCAGTTCATCAACGGAAACGCGGCACCCCACCTCTGGTACAACGTGATGATGCTCCAGTTCATCATCCTGATGCCCTTCTTCTGGGCCCTGGCACGCTGGATCAACGGAAGCAGACGCCGCGCCCTGGCTGCAGGGATCCTGGCCCTGGTCTTCGAGTTCATCTGGAACTGCGTCTACGCCAGCCGGATCTTCCACGGTCCCGAGCAAACAAGCTGGTACATGTTTGACCGGATCTTTCCCAGCTTCATCGTCTTTGCCGTCTGCGGCACCATCCTTTGGCAGTGTTACCCAGCAATCACCGAATTTCTGCAGCGTCACTGGCTGACCCAGATTCTCGTCTGGCTGGCCCTGCTCTACTACGTCACCCTGAACTTCTTTGGCTACGGGCTGCCGGTCAGGCTGACCAACGCGCCCTACTACCTGCCCTCGATGATCTTCTACAACCTGGCAACGATCGGCCTGATCGCCACCTTTGCCCTCTACATGCAGAGATTTTGCAATCAGTGGCTGCCGCTGGTTCACTGGATCGCCCTCTACGCGCACCGGGCCTACCTGTCACACGTTTTCTGGCTGTACTGGTGCTGGCGCCTGACTACCGGCTGGCACTTACCGCTGGTGATTTGGTTCCCACTTTTAATTTTCTTGACGATTCTCCTCGCCTTTTGCTCGGCCTACTCTTTCCATAGGATTTGGGTGAAAATAAAGGACCTGCTGGGAATCCACCGCCACCTTGCCAATGGCTAA
- a CDS encoding GntR family transcriptional regulator yields the protein MADLVYRSVMRDIKQKILKDEYPGMRLPDERTLSETYGVSRSSVKRALGVLAQQGIIFKKRGSGTFINPLYLKNQSLFHYEGNNLGVTDSFQLDGKKQSIQLLDYQVVPASADIQEELFLNDNDFVYQIKRLRLIDQQPFMIETGFIPIKIVPTLSPAIVDKSIFNYLEESKGKRVTKSFMTISVAPSDQQDQELLKLKPTEPVGIMGGVFFLDDGTPFEVSNMRIHYRYMKYSTFVNLDQEK from the coding sequence ATGGCAGACTTAGTATATCGCTCTGTGATGCGTGATATAAAACAAAAAATTCTCAAAGATGAATATCCGGGGATGCGTCTCCCGGATGAGCGGACCCTCAGCGAAACTTATGGGGTGAGCCGCAGTTCCGTCAAGCGGGCCCTGGGTGTCTTGGCACAGCAGGGGATTATCTTCAAAAAGCGGGGTTCGGGGACCTTCATCAACCCGCTCTACCTTAAGAACCAGTCGCTCTTCCACTACGAGGGTAACAACTTGGGGGTCACGGACAGTTTCCAACTGGATGGCAAGAAACAAAGCATCCAATTGCTGGACTACCAGGTGGTGCCCGCCAGCGCGGATATCCAAGAGGAACTCTTCCTCAATGATAACGATTTTGTCTATCAAATCAAACGGCTGCGGTTGATTGACCAGCAGCCCTTCATGATCGAAACGGGCTTTATCCCGATCAAGATCGTGCCAACCCTGTCGCCGGCGATCGTGGATAAGTCGATCTTTAATTACCTTGAAGAAAGCAAGGGCAAGCGGGTCACCAAGTCCTTCATGACGATCAGCGTCGCCCCGTCGGACCAGCAGGACCAAGAGCTCTTGAAGCTGAAGCCGACCGAGCCCGTAGGCATCATGGGCGGGGTCTTCTTCTTAGACGATGGCACGCCCTTTGAGGTTTCTAACATGCGGATCCACTACCGCTACATGAAGTACAGCACCTTCGTAAACCTGGATCAGGAAAAGTAG
- the ybaK gene encoding Cys-tRNA(Pro) deacylase codes for MSKKNKKSKLKKTQVEQILDKNKVAYQQFEFPTHQDGDVRTMTVDHLDIDEHHIYKTLVLSGNVTGPLVGVIPIDNHLDEKKLAKVSGNKKVDMVPLKNLLKTTGYVHGANTPVGIYEKHHYPIFIDSVAKKQGEIYVSSGKIGRSVKVNAEDLAKLVHAEFADLEQKEG; via the coding sequence TTGAGTAAGAAAAATAAGAAGAGCAAGTTGAAGAAGACTCAGGTCGAACAGATCCTCGACAAGAACAAGGTGGCCTACCAGCAGTTCGAATTTCCAACCCACCAGGATGGTGACGTGCGGACGATGACGGTCGACCACCTCGACATCGACGAGCACCACATTTACAAGACCCTAGTTCTTTCCGGCAACGTTACCGGGCCCCTGGTCGGTGTCATTCCAATCGACAACCACCTCGATGAAAAGAAGCTCGCCAAGGTGTCCGGCAACAAGAAGGTCGACATGGTCCCATTGAAAAACCTGCTGAAGACGACCGGCTACGTCCACGGCGCCAACACCCCGGTCGGGATTTACGAAAAGCACCACTACCCAATCTTCATCGACAGCGTCGCTAAAAAGCAGGGCGAAATCTACGTCTCCTCCGGCAAGATCGGCCGTTCGGTGAAAGTTAACGCCGAGGATTTAGCCAAGCTGGTGCACGCCGAATTCGCCGACCTGGAGCAAAAGGAGGGTTAA
- a CDS encoding C69 family dipeptidase, with product MKKNLSACTTVLAGKEATIDGSTMAARNDDTFGPLTPQRFVTYPAYHNHPNQVKAYLNKCVIDRPADGYRYQGTPNVNYETEGVFDESGFNEKNVGMSATESVYANERVLACDPLNTESGINEDLIVAVTLPFIDSAKDGVAYLGQLVKKYGSAEGNGVIFSDKNDVWYMEIVTGHHWVAQRIPDDAYAVTGNRVAIQQVDFDDTDNFMWSDGIQEFVESNHLNPDKHGWDFRHIFGTADVFDQHYNTPRQWYGHKLLNPSVEQDPLDFDLPFIMRTDHKITLEDVEKILSSHYQGTPYDPLGHGTEEEKHLFRPISLNRTQNSHVLQVRNDLPEAASTIMWMSFGIPTFTPYVPFFGNADDVDVSYRETPKELNMDLKSAYWMYRALSMIVESHHAEFAQDDLNYLKDAREYFYRWVNQTAPQVKDMDARQASAFLSGETHKMVAEMAKRTKDLMAKLIMHGLELSKLTFIMDKNL from the coding sequence TTGAAGAAAAACCTATCTGCCTGCACGACCGTCCTGGCCGGCAAGGAAGCCACCATCGACGGCTCAACCATGGCCGCCCGCAACGATGACACCTTTGGTCCGTTGACGCCCCAGCGCTTCGTCACCTATCCGGCCTATCATAACCACCCCAACCAGGTGAAGGCCTACCTCAACAAGTGCGTCATCGACCGGCCTGCCGATGGCTACCGCTACCAGGGGACCCCGAACGTCAACTACGAGACTGAAGGGGTCTTCGACGAGAGTGGTTTCAACGAGAAGAACGTCGGCATGTCCGCCACGGAGAGTGTTTACGCCAACGAACGCGTCCTAGCCTGCGACCCGCTGAACACGGAGAGTGGAATTAACGAAGACCTGATCGTCGCCGTCACCCTGCCGTTCATCGACAGTGCCAAAGATGGGGTTGCTTACCTGGGTCAGCTGGTCAAGAAGTACGGTTCCGCCGAGGGCAACGGGGTAATCTTCTCCGATAAGAACGATGTCTGGTACATGGAAATCGTCACCGGTCACCACTGGGTTGCCCAACGGATTCCGGATGATGCCTACGCCGTCACCGGGAACCGGGTTGCCATCCAACAGGTCGACTTCGATGACACCGACAATTTCATGTGGTCCGACGGGATTCAGGAATTTGTCGAGAGCAACCACTTGAACCCCGACAAGCACGGCTGGGACTTCCGCCACATCTTCGGGACGGCCGACGTCTTCGACCAGCACTACAACACGCCCCGGCAATGGTATGGTCACAAGCTGCTGAACCCGAGCGTTGAGCAGGATCCACTCGACTTCGACCTGCCATTCATCATGCGAACCGATCACAAGATCACCCTGGAAGACGTTGAAAAGATCCTCAGCAGCCACTACCAGGGCACGCCGTATGATCCGTTGGGCCACGGCACCGAGGAGGAAAAGCACCTCTTCCGGCCAATCTCCTTGAACCGGACCCAGAACTCCCACGTCCTGCAAGTCCGCAACGACCTGCCGGAAGCAGCCTCCACGATCATGTGGATGAGTTTCGGGATCCCGACCTTTACGCCGTACGTGCCGTTCTTCGGTAATGCTGACGACGTTGATGTTTCCTACCGGGAGACGCCGAAGGAACTCAACATGGACTTGAAGAGTGCCTACTGGATGTACCGGGCCCTCTCGATGATCGTGGAGTCCCATCACGCTGAATTTGCCCAGGACGACCTCAATTACTTGAAGGACGCCCGGGAATACTTCTACCGGTGGGTCAACCAAACGGCTCCCCAGGTCAAGGACATGGATGCTCGGCAGGCCAGCGCCTTTCTGAGCGGAGAGACCCACAAGATGGTTGCTGAGATGGCCAAGCGGACCAAGGATCTGATGGCCAAGCTGATCATGCACGGTCTGGAGTTGTCCAAGCTGACCTTCATCATGGACAAGAATCTTTAA